A stretch of Cupriavidus necator DNA encodes these proteins:
- a CDS encoding LacI family DNA-binding transcriptional regulator: protein MQIMQPENIKRGDKPTNKVTLDAVAQRLGVSVSTVSRALAGHPAISMQTRDAVMAVAADMGYRVPTEGRRAKKTSTKLIGVVVGALHNRFMTLFLTHLHDALQEYGYQITLMIDSMNDARNLLAFRPLIDGYLDGLIFATATLDSPVVAEMQARGVPLVLVVRSVDRVRTDIVEIDNIHAGAVAVEHLFQLGHRRIGLLMGPQNTSTSRDRAQGALRWLADAGVDANRIALVWGDYTSESGYSSAMGILDGPDRVTAIVAGNDTIALGVLEAAKRQGIEVPGQLSIIGFDDMPLAGSPLVGLTSIQQPVEAMARTAARRMIERIGAGALTPPVHDILPIKLVRRESTGPAA, encoded by the coding sequence ATGCAAATCATGCAGCCAGAAAACATCAAGCGAGGCGACAAGCCGACGAACAAGGTCACGCTGGACGCGGTCGCGCAACGGCTTGGCGTATCCGTTTCGACAGTGTCCCGGGCATTGGCCGGGCACCCTGCCATCAGCATGCAAACGCGTGACGCGGTGATGGCGGTGGCAGCAGACATGGGCTACCGCGTGCCAACGGAGGGGCGGCGCGCCAAGAAGACATCGACGAAGCTGATTGGCGTCGTCGTCGGGGCGCTGCATAACCGCTTCATGACGCTGTTCCTGACGCATCTGCACGATGCCTTGCAGGAGTACGGCTATCAGATCACGTTGATGATCGATTCGATGAACGATGCCCGCAATCTCCTGGCGTTCCGGCCCTTGATCGACGGATACCTGGATGGGCTGATCTTCGCCACCGCGACGCTGGATTCGCCCGTCGTTGCGGAAATGCAGGCCCGAGGCGTGCCGCTGGTTCTCGTCGTGCGGTCCGTGGACAGGGTCAGGACCGACATTGTCGAGATCGACAACATCCACGCCGGCGCGGTCGCCGTCGAGCATCTGTTCCAGCTTGGCCATCGGCGCATCGGCCTGCTCATGGGGCCGCAGAACACCTCGACCAGCCGCGATCGGGCACAAGGCGCACTCAGGTGGCTGGCGGATGCGGGCGTGGATGCGAACCGTATCGCGCTCGTGTGGGGGGATTACACCAGCGAGTCGGGCTACTCCAGCGCGATGGGAATACTCGATGGGCCGGACCGGGTCACGGCCATTGTTGCCGGCAATGACACGATTGCCCTGGGTGTGCTGGAGGCCGCAAAGCGGCAAGGCATCGAAGTCCCGGGGCAGTTGTCCATCATTGGCTTCGACGACATGCCGCTCGCCGGATCGCCATTGGTGGGGCTGACGTCGATCCAGCAACCCGTCGAGGCCATGGCCCGGACGGCGGCGCGCCGCATGATAGAGCGCATTGGGGCGGGAGCACTGACGCCGCCTGTCCACGATATCCTGCCCATCAAGCTTGTGCGCCGGGAATCCACGGGGCCTGCTGCATAG
- a CDS encoding SRPBCC family protein, which yields MAQASATITLPVAPDRVWQLIGGFDSLPDWLPYIPKSELSEGGRVRSLVNPDGDAIVERLEAFDNSARSYTYSILQAPFPVTGYRSTLRVVGIDGDQASRVEWSGQFTPAGVSDDEASRLFEGIYRDGLKALEATLAGAAS from the coding sequence ATGGCACAAGCTTCTGCAACGATCACGCTGCCGGTTGCACCGGACCGCGTCTGGCAACTGATTGGAGGCTTCGATTCGCTGCCCGACTGGCTGCCGTATATCCCCAAGAGCGAACTGAGCGAGGGCGGCCGCGTGCGCAGCCTCGTCAATCCGGACGGCGACGCCATCGTCGAACGTCTCGAGGCCTTCGACAACAGCGCGCGCAGCTACACGTACTCGATCCTGCAGGCGCCGTTCCCGGTCACCGGCTACCGCTCCACGCTGCGCGTGGTCGGCATCGACGGGGACCAGGCATCGCGCGTCGAATGGTCCGGCCAGTTCACGCCGGCCGGCGTGAGCGATGACGAGGCATCGCGGCTGTTCGAGGGCATCTATCGGGACGGCCTCAAGGCACTGGAGGCAACGCTGGCCGGGGCGGCATCATGA
- a CDS encoding aldo/keto reductase has translation MSIKDKLAGNVLGFGTAPLGNMFRDIPEAEAQATVDAAWAQGVRYYDTAPFYGAGLAEIRLGEALSRHPRDEYVLSTKVGRLILDEVEDASARALGEKSGLFAAGRPNKLVNDYSADATLRSIEDSLKRMKADRLDIVWVHDIAQDFYGDEWLAYFETARKGAFKVLTRLREEGVIKAWGLGVNRVEPIELTLDLTEAQPDGFLLAGRYSLLDHERALQRLMPKAAERKTEIVVGGPYSSGILAGGSHFEYQKAPPEIISKVERIKAIAQRHGVSIKAAALQFVLANPAVAAVIPGASRPERIAEDTAALKAVIPADFWRELREQHLVAANAPLPGDSN, from the coding sequence ATGAGCATCAAGGACAAACTGGCCGGTAACGTACTCGGCTTTGGTACCGCCCCGCTGGGCAATATGTTCCGCGACATCCCGGAAGCGGAGGCGCAGGCCACCGTGGACGCGGCCTGGGCGCAAGGCGTGCGCTACTACGACACCGCGCCGTTCTACGGCGCGGGCCTGGCCGAAATCCGGCTGGGCGAAGCGCTGTCCCGGCACCCGCGTGACGAATACGTGCTCAGCACCAAGGTCGGCCGCCTGATCCTGGACGAAGTCGAAGACGCCAGCGCGCGGGCGCTGGGCGAGAAAAGTGGCCTGTTCGCCGCCGGCCGCCCGAACAAGCTGGTCAACGACTACTCGGCGGACGCCACGCTGCGCTCGATCGAGGACAGCCTCAAGCGGATGAAGGCCGACCGCCTCGACATCGTGTGGGTCCACGACATCGCCCAGGACTTCTACGGCGACGAGTGGCTGGCCTATTTCGAGACCGCCCGCAAAGGCGCTTTCAAGGTGCTGACCCGGCTGCGCGAAGAGGGCGTGATCAAGGCCTGGGGCCTGGGCGTGAACCGCGTCGAGCCGATCGAACTGACGCTGGACCTGACTGAAGCGCAGCCGGACGGCTTCCTGCTGGCGGGCCGCTATTCGCTGCTCGACCATGAGCGCGCGCTGCAGCGCCTGATGCCCAAGGCCGCGGAGCGCAAGACCGAGATCGTGGTCGGCGGCCCGTACAGCTCGGGCATCCTGGCCGGCGGCTCGCACTTCGAGTACCAGAAGGCGCCGCCCGAGATCATCAGCAAGGTCGAGCGCATCAAGGCGATCGCGCAACGCCACGGCGTCAGCATCAAGGCCGCCGCGCTGCAGTTCGTGCTGGCCAACCCGGCGGTCGCCGCCGTGATCCCGGGTGCAAGCCGGCCCGAGCGCATCGCCGAGGACACCGCCGCGCTGAAGGCGGTCATTCCCGCCGATTTCTGGCGCGAGCTGCGCGAGCAGCACCTGGTCGCGGCAAATGCGCCGCTGCCTGGCGACAGCAACTGA
- a CDS encoding LysR substrate-binding domain-containing protein, whose protein sequence is MLDIRQLHYFVAVAEDEHVGRAAERLHISQSPLSRQIAQLEEKLGLVLFERSQQRIRLTRDGRTFLAETRAFLTHANRLESLARRLGRGDEGGLCIGYLEYAMHSGVLPNALRELRDSRPAVHIALYNQQSDVQLEGLRQRSLDIALVCEPPPPDDPDLEAAQVLNDPMLLALPEGHPLAKAEQLSPDDLAAQKWIGVMHQETALRHDTFIAACARAGFTPTITMEATEPLAALGLVAAGLGVTTIQQSLRHQAPPGVVLHELSWFSYRTPLWAAWHKVNLRPLVEIFRKTLLQTSGVVPELATAQAG, encoded by the coding sequence ATGCTAGATATCCGCCAACTTCACTATTTCGTGGCCGTGGCCGAAGACGAGCACGTCGGACGCGCCGCCGAACGGCTCCATATCTCCCAATCGCCACTTAGCCGGCAGATTGCCCAGCTCGAGGAAAAGCTCGGGCTGGTGTTGTTCGAGCGCTCCCAGCAACGCATCCGGCTCACACGCGACGGCCGCACGTTCCTGGCCGAAACCCGCGCATTCCTCACGCATGCCAACCGGCTCGAATCGCTGGCGCGACGGCTTGGCCGCGGCGACGAAGGCGGGCTGTGCATCGGCTACCTGGAATACGCGATGCACTCGGGCGTGCTGCCGAATGCCTTGCGCGAACTGCGCGACAGCCGGCCTGCGGTGCATATCGCGCTGTACAACCAGCAGTCGGACGTTCAACTGGAGGGGCTGCGCCAGCGCAGCCTCGACATCGCACTCGTCTGCGAGCCGCCGCCACCTGACGATCCAGACCTCGAGGCTGCCCAGGTGCTCAATGATCCGATGCTGCTGGCGCTGCCCGAAGGGCACCCGCTTGCCAAAGCGGAGCAGCTCAGCCCGGATGACCTGGCTGCGCAAAAATGGATCGGCGTGATGCACCAAGAAACCGCGCTGCGGCACGACACGTTCATCGCGGCTTGCGCCAGAGCCGGCTTCACGCCGACGATCACCATGGAGGCGACCGAACCGCTAGCCGCCCTGGGACTCGTGGCCGCGGGACTCGGCGTGACCACGATCCAGCAAAGCCTGCGCCACCAGGCGCCACCGGGCGTGGTGCTGCACGAGCTGTCGTGGTTCAGCTATCGCACGCCCTTGTGGGCGGCCTGGCACAAGGTCAACCTGCGGCCGCTGGTGGAGATCTTCCGCAAGACGTTGCTGCAGACGAGTGGCGTGGTGCCGGAGCTCGCAACGGCGCAGGCGGGCTGA
- the ycaC gene encoding isochorismate family cysteine hydrolase YcaC, whose amino-acid sequence MSKTYKRLDKSQAAVLMVDHQAGLLSLVRDIEPDKFKNNVLALADLAKYFKLPTILTTSFEDGPNGPLVPELKTMFPDAPFIPRPGQINAWDNEDFVKAVKATGKKQLLIAGVVTEVCVAFPALSAIEEGYDVFVVTDASGTFNEVTRESAWHRMAEAGAQLMTWFGVACELHRDWRNDIEGLGTLFSNHIPDYRNLITAYTTAKGGR is encoded by the coding sequence ATGAGCAAGACCTACAAGCGTCTGGACAAAAGCCAGGCGGCGGTATTGATGGTGGATCATCAGGCCGGCCTGCTGTCGCTGGTGCGCGACATTGAGCCGGACAAGTTCAAGAACAACGTCCTCGCGCTGGCGGATCTGGCGAAATACTTCAAGCTGCCGACGATCCTGACCACCAGCTTCGAAGACGGCCCTAACGGCCCGCTGGTGCCGGAACTGAAGACGATGTTCCCCGACGCGCCGTTCATTCCACGCCCTGGCCAGATCAATGCCTGGGACAATGAGGACTTCGTGAAGGCTGTCAAGGCAACGGGCAAGAAGCAGTTGTTGATCGCCGGAGTGGTGACCGAAGTCTGCGTGGCGTTTCCCGCGCTATCTGCGATCGAAGAAGGATACGATGTGTTCGTCGTGACCGATGCGTCAGGGACATTCAATGAAGTGACGCGCGAATCGGCATGGCACCGCATGGCCGAAGCCGGTGCACAACTGATGACCTGGTTCGGCGTCGCTTGCGAACTGCATCGCGACTGGCGCAACGACATCGAAGGGCTGGGAACCTTGTTCTCGAATCATATTCCGGATTATCGGAACTTGATTACGGCATATACGACCGCGAAGGGCGGAAGATAA
- a CDS encoding enoyl-CoA hydratase/isomerase family protein, protein MQQADIPTYCDIRFASPHATFCVTFAQFGIVSGDGGSWGLPKLLGLSKAMEMTFTAAPIDASEALRIGLVSAVAEGDNLMRDANALAHAIADILPMRSAWSSACCAMAGHIDLRVHMDMAAAFQAIAHASPEHLSAVERVLRRLRRV, encoded by the coding sequence TTGCAGCAAGCCGACATCCCCACCTACTGCGACATCCGTTTCGCCAGCCCGCATGCCACCTTCTGCGTGACGTTCGCCCAATTCGGGATCGTCTCCGGCGATGGCGGTTCATGGGGCCTGCCGAAATTGCTCGGCCTGTCCAAGGCGATGGAGATGACCTTCACCGCCGCGCCAATCGACGCCAGCGAGGCGCTACGGATCGGCCTGGTTTCCGCAGTTGCCGAGGGCGACAACCTGATGCGGGATGCAAATGCACTCGCCCACGCCATCGCCGACATCCTGCCAATGCGATCCGCATGGTCAAGCGCCTGCTGCGCGATGGCCGGGCATATCGATCTGCGCGTGCATATGGACATGGCGGCCGCATTCCAGGCCATTGCCCACGCATCGCCGGAGCACCTGTCGGCAGTCGAAAGGGTGCTACGGCGGTTACGACGCGTTTGA
- a CDS encoding IS66 family transposase: MAWIAKLYAIEAGIKYRSPEHKLAVRQAEAVPLLSQFHQWLQGNAHGLLARHRCAMARARARADVLG; this comes from the coding sequence TTGGCGTGGATCGCCAAGCTGTATGCCATCGAAGCCGGCATCAAGTACAGGTCACCGGAGCACAAGCTGGCGGTGCGCCAGGCCGAGGCCGTGCCGCTGCTGTCGCAGTTCCATCAGTGGCTGCAGGGTAACGCCCATGGCCTGCTGGCCAGGCATCGTTGCGCAATGGCACGCGCAAGGGCCAGGGCTGACGTACTCGGCTGA
- a CDS encoding GNAT family N-acetyltransferase translates to MKEYVMRPRYATEKDWPEVEALLRASSLCVEGVREHITHFIMVRDNAGLLGCAGVERYGETGLLRGLAVAQRARSAGLGELLLSAIVADVRLQGVASIVLQTKTASGYFARLGFAPINLSDLPPAVMRSQELNRPPADVGTLMQIAL, encoded by the coding sequence ATGAAGGAATATGTCATGCGTCCCCGCTATGCGACTGAGAAGGATTGGCCTGAGGTTGAGGCCCTCCTGCGTGCTTCCTCACTTTGCGTCGAGGGGGTACGCGAACATATCACCCATTTCATCATGGTCCGCGACAATGCCGGGCTCCTCGGATGTGCCGGCGTGGAGCGCTATGGGGAAACAGGACTTCTTCGAGGACTGGCTGTTGCGCAGCGCGCAAGGTCTGCAGGTCTCGGCGAGCTTCTGCTTTCCGCAATCGTGGCAGACGTCCGGCTGCAAGGGGTCGCATCAATAGTGTTGCAGACCAAGACCGCATCCGGCTATTTCGCGCGCCTCGGCTTCGCGCCAATCAACCTTTCTGACCTGCCGCCTGCCGTAATGCGCTCGCAGGAACTCAACCGTCCCCCAGCCGATGTCGGGACGCTGATGCAAATTGCCTTGTAG
- a CDS encoding 2-hydroxyacid dehydrogenase: MEIAVFSAKSYDRQHLDAANAAEGHQLKYFEVPLDNETVGLAAGHGAVCIFVNDRADATVLEALGRGGTKLVALRCTGFNNVDLKAAQALGIKVVRVVDYSPNAVAEHAAALLMAVNRKIHRAYNRTRDFNFSLEGLMGFDLCGKTVAVIGTGKIGRVFAKIMVGFGCNVIGYDKYPSPEFEALGGRYADEGEIGASADCISLHCPLTPETHHIINAETLSRAKPGALLINTSRGGLIDTEAVIGALRSGQLGGLAIDVYEQEAGLFFRDLSGIIVDDSVLQQLITFPNVIVTGHQAFLTREAVTTICETTLRSVTEFESGKPLTNEVGAG; encoded by the coding sequence ATGGAAATCGCCGTCTTCAGCGCAAAGTCCTATGATCGTCAACATCTCGATGCCGCGAATGCGGCCGAAGGCCATCAGCTCAAGTACTTCGAAGTTCCCTTGGACAATGAGACGGTGGGCCTCGCCGCGGGCCACGGCGCAGTGTGCATCTTCGTCAATGACCGGGCCGATGCGACCGTGCTGGAAGCGCTCGGACGCGGCGGCACCAAGCTGGTCGCGCTGCGCTGCACGGGGTTCAACAACGTCGACCTGAAAGCCGCGCAGGCGCTCGGGATCAAGGTGGTGCGCGTTGTCGACTACTCGCCCAACGCGGTCGCCGAGCACGCGGCGGCCCTGCTGATGGCGGTCAACCGCAAGATCCACCGGGCCTACAATCGCACGCGGGACTTCAATTTCTCGCTCGAAGGCCTGATGGGCTTCGACCTGTGCGGCAAGACCGTGGCCGTGATCGGCACCGGCAAGATCGGGCGCGTGTTTGCGAAAATCATGGTCGGGTTCGGTTGCAACGTGATCGGCTACGACAAGTACCCGTCCCCGGAATTCGAGGCCCTTGGTGGACGCTACGCGGACGAGGGAGAAATCGGCGCAAGCGCGGACTGCATCTCGCTGCATTGCCCGCTCACGCCCGAGACCCATCACATCATCAATGCCGAAACGCTGTCGCGCGCCAAGCCGGGGGCCTTGCTCATCAACACCAGCCGCGGCGGGCTGATCGACACGGAAGCAGTCATCGGAGCGCTCCGGAGCGGGCAACTCGGCGGGCTGGCGATCGACGTGTACGAGCAGGAGGCGGGCCTGTTCTTCCGCGACCTGTCCGGCATCATCGTCGACGACTCCGTGCTGCAGCAGCTAATCACGTTTCCTAACGTGATCGTGACCGGGCACCAAGCCTTCCTCACGCGTGAGGCCGTGACGACCATTTGCGAAACAACCTTGCGCAGCGTGACGGAGTTCGAAAGCGGCAAGCCGCTCACGAACGAAGTCGGTGCCGGTTGA
- a CDS encoding GNAT family N-acetyltransferase — protein sequence MARFAQVALHYPPASVAATCTNRIFTMVIDGKICAGVERYGETGLLRGLAVAQRARSAGLGELLLSAIVADVRLQGVASIVLQTKTASGYFARLGFAPINLSDLPPAVMRSQELNRPPADVGTLMQIAL from the coding sequence ATGGCGCGCTTCGCCCAGGTTGCCCTGCACTATCCGCCAGCCAGTGTGGCGGCGACCTGTACGAACAGGATTTTCACGATGGTCATTGACGGGAAGATATGTGCCGGCGTGGAGCGCTATGGGGAAACAGGACTTCTTCGAGGACTGGCTGTTGCGCAGCGCGCAAGGTCTGCAGGTCTCGGCGAGCTTCTGCTTTCCGCAATCGTGGCAGACGTCCGGCTGCAAGGGGTCGCATCAATAGTGTTGCAGACCAAGACCGCATCCGGCTATTTCGCGCGCCTCGGCTTCGCGCCAATCAACCTTTCTGACCTGCCGCCTGCCGTAATGCGCTCGCAGGAACTCAACCGTCCCCCAGCCGATGTCGGGACGCTGATGCAAATTGCCTTGTAG